In the Streptomyces sp. 840.1 genome, one interval contains:
- a CDS encoding CDP-alcohol phosphatidyltransferase family protein, producing the protein MEVQETRVQTNRVLTIPNILSMARLVGVPVFLWLILRPEFGGPKSDGWALLVLMFSGVSDYLDGKLARRWNQISSLGRLLDPAADRLYILSTLVGLTWREILPLWLTAALLARELMLLVMVGILRRHGYPPPQVNFLGKAATFNLMYAFPLLLLSDGDGWLAGLATVFGWAFAAWGTTLYWWAGILYVVQVRRLVKADAVAD; encoded by the coding sequence GTGGAGGTCCAGGAGACTCGCGTTCAGACGAACCGGGTACTCACCATCCCCAACATCCTCAGCATGGCCCGCCTCGTCGGCGTGCCTGTCTTCCTGTGGCTGATTCTCCGCCCCGAGTTCGGCGGGCCCAAGAGCGACGGCTGGGCGTTGCTCGTGCTGATGTTCAGCGGTGTCAGCGACTACCTCGACGGAAAGCTGGCCCGTCGTTGGAACCAGATCAGCAGCCTCGGACGACTACTCGACCCGGCCGCTGACCGCCTCTACATTCTTTCGACCCTTGTCGGGCTGACCTGGCGGGAGATTCTTCCGCTCTGGCTCACCGCAGCCCTTCTCGCGCGCGAGCTGATGCTTCTCGTGATGGTGGGAATCCTGCGCCGTCACGGCTATCCACCGCCCCAGGTGAACTTCCTGGGCAAGGCGGCCACGTTCAATCTGATGTACGCGTTCCCCTTGTTGCTGCTCAGCGACGGAGATGGTTGGCTTGCAGGACTGGCCACTGTTTTCGGATGGGCGTTCGCAGCATGGGGTACAACCCTCTACTGGTGGGCAGGGATCCTCTACGTGGTTCAGGTCCGCCGGCTTGTCAAGGCGGATGCAGTAGCCGACTGA
- a CDS encoding mannose-1-phosphate guanyltransferase, protein MKAVVMAGGEGTRLRPMTSSMPKPLLPVANRPIMEHVLRLLKRHGLSETVVTVQFLASLVKNYFGDGEELGMELSYANEEKPLGTAGSVKNAEEALKDDTFLVISGDALTDFDLTDLIAFHKEKGGLVTVCLTRVPNPLEFGITIVDEAGQVERFLEKPTWGQVFSDTVNTGIYVMEPEVFNYVEADVSVDWSGDVFPQLMKEGKPIYGYVAEGYWEDVGTHESYVKAQADVLERKVDVEIDGFEISPGVWVAEGAEVHPDAVLRGPLYIGDYAKVEAGVEIREHTVIGSNVVVKSGAFLHKAVVHDNVYIGDHSNLRGCVIGKNTDIMRAARIEDGAVIGDECLVGEESIIQGNVRVYPFKTIEAGAFVNTSVIWESRGQAHLFGARGVSGILNVEITPELAVRLAGAYATTLKKGSTVTTARDHSRGARALKRAVISALQASAIDVRDLENVPLPVARQQTARGSAGGIMIRTSPGVPDSVDIMFFDASGADLSQAQQRKLDRVYARQEYRRAFPGEIGDLHFPSSVFDSYTGSLLRNVDTAGIADAGLKVVVDASNGSAGLVLPSLLGRLGVDALTINPGLDESRPTESAEARRSGLVRLGEIVSSARAAFGIRFDPVGERLSLVDERGRIIEDDRALLVMLDLVAAERRSGRVALPVTTTRIAEQVAAYHGTQVEWTTTSPDDLTRVGREEGTIFGGDGRGGFIVPEFSSVFDGSAAFVRLIGLVARTQLTLSQIDARIPRAHVLRRDVATPWAVKGLVMRRVVEAAGDRDVDTTDGVRVVEADGRWVMVLPDRAEAVTHLWAEGPDDASAQALLDEWSTIVESAGD, encoded by the coding sequence ATGAAGGCCGTCGTGATGGCTGGTGGTGAAGGCACTCGCCTTCGCCCCATGACCTCAAGCATGCCCAAACCGCTCCTGCCCGTAGCCAATCGGCCGATCATGGAGCATGTGCTCCGGCTGCTCAAGCGGCACGGGCTCAGTGAGACGGTTGTGACCGTCCAGTTTCTCGCGTCCCTGGTGAAGAACTACTTCGGGGACGGCGAAGAGCTCGGAATGGAGCTCAGCTACGCCAACGAGGAGAAACCGCTCGGCACCGCGGGCAGTGTGAAAAATGCCGAAGAGGCATTGAAGGACGACACCTTCCTCGTCATCTCCGGTGACGCTCTCACCGACTTCGATCTCACCGACCTCATCGCCTTCCACAAGGAAAAGGGCGGCCTCGTCACGGTCTGCCTCACCCGTGTGCCGAATCCGCTGGAATTCGGCATCACGATCGTGGACGAGGCGGGCCAGGTCGAGCGGTTCCTGGAGAAGCCCACCTGGGGACAGGTCTTCTCGGACACCGTCAACACGGGCATCTACGTAATGGAGCCCGAGGTCTTCAACTACGTCGAGGCCGACGTTTCCGTGGACTGGTCCGGAGACGTGTTCCCTCAGCTCATGAAGGAAGGCAAGCCCATCTACGGCTATGTCGCCGAGGGCTACTGGGAGGACGTGGGCACGCACGAGAGCTACGTCAAGGCCCAGGCCGACGTCCTCGAGCGCAAGGTCGACGTGGAGATCGACGGCTTCGAGATCTCGCCCGGTGTATGGGTGGCCGAAGGCGCCGAGGTGCACCCTGACGCCGTGCTCCGGGGCCCGCTGTACATCGGTGACTACGCCAAGGTCGAGGCAGGCGTCGAGATCCGTGAACACACCGTCATCGGTTCGAACGTCGTCGTGAAGAGCGGGGCGTTCCTGCACAAGGCCGTGGTGCACGACAACGTGTACATCGGTGATCACAGCAATCTGCGCGGCTGCGTCATCGGCAAGAACACCGACATCATGCGCGCGGCCCGCATCGAGGACGGCGCGGTCATCGGCGACGAATGCCTCGTCGGCGAGGAATCGATCATCCAGGGCAACGTCCGCGTCTACCCCTTCAAAACCATCGAAGCCGGCGCCTTCGTCAACACCTCGGTGATCTGGGAGTCGCGCGGACAGGCCCACCTCTTCGGAGCACGCGGCGTCTCCGGGATCCTGAACGTCGAGATCACGCCGGAACTGGCGGTCAGGCTGGCCGGCGCTTACGCCACGACGCTGAAGAAGGGATCCACGGTCACCACCGCGCGTGACCACTCCCGGGGCGCCCGAGCGCTGAAGCGTGCGGTGATCTCGGCGCTCCAGGCCAGCGCCATCGACGTCCGCGACCTGGAGAACGTACCGCTGCCCGTGGCCCGCCAGCAGACCGCACGCGGCAGCGCCGGCGGCATCATGATCCGGACGTCGCCGGGCGTCCCCGACTCCGTCGACATCATGTTCTTCGACGCGAGCGGCGCCGACCTCTCGCAGGCGCAGCAGCGCAAGCTGGACCGCGTCTACGCCCGGCAGGAATACCGCCGGGCCTTCCCCGGGGAGATCGGGGACCTGCACTTCCCGTCCAGCGTCTTCGACTCCTACACCGGGTCGCTGCTGCGTAATGTGGACACCGCCGGAATCGCCGACGCCGGGCTCAAGGTCGTCGTGGACGCCTCCAACGGCAGCGCCGGGCTTGTTCTGCCCAGCCTGCTGGGACGGCTCGGCGTGGACGCGCTGACCATCAACCCGGGACTCGACGAATCGCGCCCCACCGAGTCCGCCGAAGCCCGGCGGTCCGGGCTCGTGCGACTCGGGGAGATCGTCTCCTCGGCCAGGGCAGCCTTCGGCATCCGGTTCGACCCGGTCGGTGAACGCCTCTCCCTCGTCGACGAGCGCGGGCGGATCATCGAGGACGACCGGGCGCTCCTGGTCATGCTCGACCTCGTCGCCGCCGAGCGGCGCAGCGGCCGGGTGGCGCTGCCGGTGACCACCACCCGTATCGCCGAGCAGGTGGCCGCGTACCACGGCACCCAGGTCGAGTGGACGACGACCTCGCCCGACGACCTGACCCGGGTCGGACGCGAGGAAGGCACCATCTTCGGTGGAGACGGGCGCGGCGGCTTCATCGTTCCCGAATTCAGCAGCGTCTTCGACGGTTCGGCCGCGTTCGTACGGCTGATCGGCCTGGTGGCCAGGACCCAGCTCACCCTCAGCCAGATCGACGCACGTATCCCGCGTGCCCATGTTCTGCGCCGCGATGTGGCGACCCCGTGGGCCGTCAAGGGGCTGGTGATGCGCCGCGTCGTCGAGGCCGCCGGAGACCGTGATGTCGATACGACGGACGGCGTGCGGGTCGTCGAGGCGGACGGACGCTGGGTGATGGTGCTGCCCGACCGGGCGGAAGCGGTCACCCATCTGTGGGCCGAGGGGCCGGACGACGCCTCGGCGCAGGCTCTTCTGGACGAGTGGTCGACGATCGTCGAGAGCGCGGGCGACTGA
- a CDS encoding DUF881 domain-containing protein, with protein MSQQPPDRSTASPPARPDASMSLLTNVMDHSLDDGYAEASARRKADGRAGMPRTLKAKLGFAACLVLAALVVTLGAAQARVSAPVLAKEREELIDRIDAETDAADTLEAQVEKVRDDVGRRQRKALEKHGGDQAELVALLSGATAVHGPGVKLVVDDAKNTDQGGGGPRETSGFSDTGRVRDRDMQRVVNGLWQSGAEAIAINGQRLTALSAIRAAGDAILVDNKPLVPPYSVLAVGDGKKLGAAFRDSADGQYLQALKDTFDIRTSISVQEKVSLPAAPSLIVRTAEPYKAADTGSGAADTGKGTS; from the coding sequence ATGTCGCAGCAGCCCCCCGATCGGAGTACGGCCTCGCCGCCCGCGCGCCCCGACGCGTCCATGTCGCTGCTGACCAACGTGATGGACCACAGCCTGGACGACGGGTACGCCGAGGCATCGGCTCGTCGCAAGGCCGACGGCCGTGCCGGCATGCCCCGCACGCTCAAGGCGAAGCTGGGCTTCGCCGCGTGCCTCGTGCTGGCCGCGCTCGTTGTCACACTGGGCGCCGCGCAGGCACGGGTGTCGGCACCGGTCCTCGCCAAGGAGCGCGAGGAACTGATCGACCGGATCGACGCGGAGACCGACGCGGCCGACACCCTCGAGGCACAGGTCGAGAAGGTCCGCGACGACGTCGGCAGACGCCAGCGCAAAGCTCTGGAGAAGCACGGTGGGGACCAGGCGGAGCTGGTGGCCCTGCTCTCCGGCGCGACCGCCGTGCACGGGCCCGGAGTGAAGCTGGTCGTCGACGATGCGAAGAACACCGACCAGGGCGGTGGCGGCCCGCGTGAGACCAGCGGCTTCTCCGACACCGGCCGGGTCCGGGACCGCGACATGCAGCGGGTCGTCAACGGCCTGTGGCAGTCCGGTGCCGAGGCGATCGCCATCAACGGGCAGCGTCTGACCGCCCTGTCGGCGATCCGGGCCGCGGGCGACGCCATACTGGTCGACAACAAACCGCTCGTGCCGCCGTACTCGGTGCTCGCGGTGGGGGACGGGAAGAAGCTCGGCGCCGCCTTCCGCGACAGTGCCGACGGCCAGTACCTGCAAGCGCTGAAGGACACCTTCGACATCAGGACGAGCATCTCCGTCCAGGAGAAGGTGAGCCTCCCGGCCGCCCCGAGCCTGATCGTACGGACAGCAGAGCCTTATAAGGCCGCAGACACCGGCAGTGGTGCGGCAGACACAGGGAAGGGCACATCGTGA
- a CDS encoding small basic family protein, producing MIAVLGLVVGVVVGLLVRPEVPAVVEPYLPIAVVAALDAVFGGLRAMLDGIFVDKVFVVSFLSNVVVAALIVFLGDKLGVGAQLSTGVVVVLGIRIFSNAAAIRRHVFRA from the coding sequence GTGATCGCCGTACTGGGCCTCGTCGTGGGAGTCGTGGTCGGACTGTTGGTCCGGCCCGAAGTGCCGGCGGTGGTCGAGCCCTATCTCCCGATCGCCGTCGTGGCCGCCCTCGATGCCGTCTTCGGTGGCCTGCGCGCCATGCTCGACGGAATCTTCGTCGACAAGGTCTTCGTGGTCTCGTTCCTCTCGAACGTGGTCGTGGCCGCCCTGATCGTCTTCCTGGGCGACAAGCTCGGCGTCGGCGCCCAGCTCTCCACCGGAGTGGTGGTCGTCCTCGGCATCCGCATCTTCTCCAACGCCGCCGCCATCCGCCGGCACGTCTTCCGGGCCTGA
- a CDS encoding DUF881 domain-containing protein, protein MSNDEEFTGGREQPGERPAGPPKELTGRQRLIAGVWPPRVTRAQLIVAVLLFVLGLGLAIQVRSNSDNSALRGARQEDLVRILDEVDDRSQRLEDEKQRLEDQRTELENSSDQAEEARKQTVEKERQLGILAGTVAAHGPGITMTINDPGDAVEADKLLDALQELRAAGAEAIEVNGVRVVANTYFSGDGGAIRVDGRKISAPYVFKVIGKPQDLEPALNIPGGVVQTLEKEQATVHVSQAEDIVVNALRPAERPDYARSSAQ, encoded by the coding sequence ATGAGCAACGACGAGGAATTCACCGGCGGCCGGGAACAGCCCGGCGAGCGGCCCGCGGGCCCGCCCAAGGAACTGACCGGACGCCAGCGGCTGATCGCAGGCGTCTGGCCGCCGAGGGTCACCCGTGCCCAACTCATCGTCGCGGTCCTGCTGTTCGTCCTCGGTCTGGGGCTCGCCATTCAGGTGCGGTCCAACAGCGACAACAGCGCCCTGCGCGGTGCGCGCCAGGAGGACCTGGTCCGCATCCTCGACGAGGTGGACGACCGTTCGCAGCGGCTGGAGGACGAGAAGCAGCGCCTGGAGGACCAGCGCACGGAGCTGGAGAACAGTTCCGACCAGGCGGAGGAGGCCCGCAAGCAGACGGTCGAGAAGGAGCGTCAACTCGGCATCCTCGCGGGTACGGTGGCTGCGCACGGGCCGGGTATCACCATGACGATCAACGACCCCGGTGACGCGGTCGAGGCGGACAAGCTGCTCGACGCGCTTCAGGAGCTCCGGGCCGCCGGCGCCGAGGCGATCGAGGTCAACGGTGTGCGGGTGGTGGCCAATACGTACTTCTCCGGCGACGGTGGCGCCATCAGGGTGGACGGGCGGAAGATCTCGGCTCCGTACGTCTTCAAGGTCATCGGCAAGCCGCAGGATCTGGAACCGGCGCTGAACATCCCGGGCGGCGTGGTGCAGACTCTGGAGAAGGAGCAGGCCACCGTGCATGTGTCGCAGGCCGAGGACATTGTCGTGAACGCCTTGCGACCGGCGGAGCGGCCTGACTACGCTCGGTCGTCGGCCCAGTGA
- a CDS encoding FHA domain-containing protein, translated as MKLFGKLFGKSARDEAARHRAPRSGQADEQGSERPLFRDQVSGPGGDNSGASSVDPAGPGRIGFGEPSTSSTGGGFTPRQEGSSMPVCTRCGHRNAEASRFCSNCGAPLRGGVPERASETTSTISISGLEAYEAEATGQTLAPSLSPEAQAAVDALPLGSALLVVRRGPNSGSRFLLDGELTTAGRHPQSDIFLDDVTVSRRHVEFRRSPDGSFTVGDVGSLNGTYVNRERIDSVALSNGDEVQIGKYRLVFYASQRAI; from the coding sequence GTGAAGTTGTTTGGAAAGTTGTTCGGCAAGAGCGCACGCGATGAGGCAGCCCGCCATCGCGCGCCGCGCAGTGGTCAAGCCGACGAGCAGGGCTCCGAGCGCCCGCTCTTCCGCGATCAGGTGTCGGGCCCGGGGGGTGACAATTCGGGCGCGTCGTCTGTTGACCCCGCCGGTCCCGGCCGCATAGGTTTCGGAGAACCGTCAACCTCAAGTACGGGTGGAGGGTTCACCCCGAGGCAGGAGGGTTCGTCCATGCCGGTCTGCACGAGGTGCGGTCACCGCAATGCCGAAGCCAGCCGTTTCTGCTCCAACTGCGGTGCGCCGTTGAGGGGCGGGGTTCCCGAGCGGGCCTCGGAGACGACGTCGACCATCTCCATCTCGGGCCTCGAGGCCTACGAGGCGGAGGCGACCGGTCAGACGTTGGCACCGTCGCTCTCGCCCGAGGCGCAGGCCGCTGTGGACGCCCTGCCGCTGGGCTCGGCGCTGCTGGTGGTGCGACGCGGTCCGAACTCGGGCAGCCGCTTCCTGCTGGACGGCGAGCTGACGACGGCCGGACGCCACCCGCAGAGCGATATCTTCCTCGACGACGTGACGGTCTCGCGCCGCCACGTGGAGTTCCGCCGGAGCCCCGACGGCAGCTTCACGGTCGGGGACGTGGGCAGCCTCAACGGCACCTACGTCAATCGTGAGCGCATCGACTCCGTCGCGCTTTCCAACGGTGACGAAGTGCAGATCGGCAAGTACCGGCTGGTCTTCTACGCGAGCCAGCGGGCCATCTGA
- a CDS encoding MerR family transcriptional regulator — MLRTPTGGAGNGTATADDRPMSIGTVLLQLRDEFPEVTISKIRFLEAEGLVEPQRTPSGYRKFRSDDVERLAQVLRMQRDHYLPLKVIREHLDAVARGERAPLPAPDGERDLSDGSWMGGTGRSTAARIGRAELLAAAEVTESDLDAWESYGLVVPSADGGYDAETVTVARLVADLGRFGLEPRHLRAMRAAADREAGLIEQVVAPLRRHRNPQTRAHAEATAKELAELSVRLHSALVQTALQIRLH; from the coding sequence ATGCTGAGAACACCGACGGGCGGTGCCGGAAACGGCACCGCCACGGCCGACGACCGCCCGATGAGCATCGGCACGGTGCTCCTGCAGCTGCGGGACGAGTTTCCCGAAGTCACCATCTCCAAGATCAGGTTCCTGGAGGCGGAAGGGCTCGTGGAACCGCAGCGGACGCCTTCCGGCTACCGCAAGTTCCGCTCCGACGACGTCGAGCGGCTCGCCCAGGTGCTGCGGATGCAGCGGGACCACTATCTTCCGCTGAAGGTCATCCGCGAGCACCTGGACGCCGTCGCCCGGGGCGAGCGGGCGCCCCTGCCGGCTCCGGACGGCGAGCGGGACCTCTCCGACGGCAGCTGGATGGGCGGGACGGGCCGGTCCACGGCCGCCCGCATCGGCCGGGCCGAGCTGCTCGCTGCCGCGGAGGTGACCGAGAGTGACCTCGATGCGTGGGAGTCCTACGGTCTGGTCGTTCCGTCGGCCGACGGCGGATACGACGCCGAGACGGTCACCGTCGCCAGGCTCGTGGCGGATCTGGGCCGGTTCGGCCTGGAACCGCGGCACCTGCGCGCCATGCGGGCGGCCGCGGACCGCGAGGCCGGACTGATCGAACAGGTCGTCGCGCCACTGCGCCGGCACCGGAATCCGCAGACCAGAGCCCATGCCGAGGCCACCGCCAAGGAGCTCGCGGAGCTCTCTGTACGCCTGCATTCGGCCCTCGTACAGACCGCGCTCCAGATCAGGCTCCACTGA
- a CDS encoding bifunctional nuclease family protein produces the protein MNELDVVGVRVEMPSNQPIVLLREVGGDRYLPIWIGPGEATAIAFAQQGMAPARPLTHDLFKDVLEAVGQELTEVRITDLREGVFYAELVFASGVEVSARPSDAIALALRTGTPIYGSDGVLDDAGIAIPDEQEDEVEKFREFLDQISPEDFGTNSQ, from the coding sequence GTGAACGAGCTCGACGTTGTGGGTGTCCGGGTGGAAATGCCCTCCAACCAGCCGATCGTGCTCCTGCGTGAAGTGGGAGGCGACCGGTACCTCCCTATTTGGATCGGTCCTGGTGAGGCGACCGCGATCGCCTTCGCTCAGCAGGGCATGGCTCCGGCCAGGCCGCTGACCCATGACCTCTTCAAGGATGTGCTCGAGGCCGTGGGCCAGGAGCTCACCGAGGTCCGGATCACGGACCTCCGTGAAGGGGTCTTCTACGCGGAGCTGGTCTTCGCGAGCGGAGTCGAGGTGAGCGCACGGCCGTCCGACGCCATAGCGCTCGCCCTGCGAACCGGAACGCCGATCTACGGCAGTGACGGGGTGCTCGACGACGCGGGAATCGCGATTCCCGACGAGCAGGAGGACGAGGTGGAGAAGTTCCGCGAATTCCTCGATCAGATCTCGCCGGAGGACTTCGGTACGAACAGTCAGTGA
- a CDS encoding MerR family transcriptional regulator encodes MGSSGDGAAVGGPYPQQGSTADQTIRQPAAPAAVSGDGVTSAKDIGYRGPTACAAAGITYRQLDYWARTGLVEPSVRPAYGSGTQRLYSFRDVVLLKIVKRFLDTGVALQNIRTTVQHLRARGFQDLERMTLMSDGATVYECSSPAEVVELLQGGQGVFGIAVGVVWRDVDAALSQLHGERVDTGETLVGNNPADELARRRNRAG; translated from the coding sequence GTGGGAAGCAGCGGCGACGGTGCGGCAGTGGGTGGGCCGTATCCGCAGCAGGGGAGTACGGCCGACCAGACCATCAGGCAGCCGGCTGCGCCGGCTGCGGTGTCGGGGGACGGCGTGACATCGGCCAAGGACATCGGCTATCGCGGGCCGACGGCGTGCGCGGCGGCGGGGATCACCTATCGGCAGCTCGACTACTGGGCCCGTACGGGTCTGGTCGAGCCGAGCGTCCGTCCGGCCTACGGGTCGGGCACGCAACGGCTCTACAGCTTCAGGGACGTCGTCCTGCTGAAGATCGTGAAGCGCTTCCTCGACACCGGGGTGGCGCTCCAGAACATCCGCACCACGGTCCAGCACCTGCGGGCCCGCGGGTTCCAGGATCTTGAGCGCATGACCCTGATGAGCGACGGGGCGACGGTCTACGAGTGCTCCTCGCCCGCCGAGGTCGTGGAGCTGCTCCAAGGCGGCCAGGGCGTCTTCGGCATCGCTGTGGGGGTGGTCTGGCGGGACGTCGACGCCGCGCTGTCACAGTTGCACGGGGAGCGGGTGGACACCGGCGAGACACTGGTCGGGAACAACCCCGCCGACGAGCTCGCCCGACGGCGCAACCGGGCCGGCTGA
- a CDS encoding DNA polymerase IV — protein sequence MRAAPTILHLDMDAFYASAEQAAKPSLRGKPVVVGGLGPRGVVATASYEARRFGVHSAMPMAQARRLAPNAAYLVPRFALYRTVSDQVMELLGRLSPLVEPLSLDEAFVDLEAGGTADDTASALAIGEQLREAIEAVTGLSGSVGLAGSKMLAKIASEEAKPDGIMLIEPGTERELLAPMPVRTLPGVGPATADHLRRAGMTTVNDLAEAGEAELVRLLGKAHGASLHRMASGRDDRPVVAERDAKSVSVEDTFDTDLHDRVRVRGEVERLADRCVQRLRAAERSGRTVVLKVRRYDFSTLTRSETLRGPTDDPTVVREAAARLLESVDTTGGVRLLGVGVTGLADYTQEDLFAQAADERTAAGLAAAELAAGPAAMGSAGGAEAGVDAAAGEGRPESEEASEQESAEQLAARRWPAGHDVRHDTHGHGWVQGSGVGRVTVRFEEPESAPGRVRTFRIDDPELQPADPLPLVRDPVDYSSWPASLPKSRSGAVASGGASRP from the coding sequence GTGAGAGCCGCGCCGACCATCCTGCATCTGGACATGGATGCCTTCTACGCCTCTGCGGAGCAGGCGGCGAAGCCGAGTCTGCGCGGCAAGCCCGTCGTGGTGGGCGGACTGGGGCCCCGCGGGGTCGTCGCCACCGCCTCGTACGAGGCCAGGCGTTTCGGGGTCCACTCGGCCATGCCGATGGCGCAGGCCAGGCGCCTGGCGCCGAACGCCGCCTACCTGGTGCCGCGCTTCGCGCTGTACCGGACGGTGAGCGACCAGGTCATGGAGCTGCTGGGCCGGCTGTCACCGCTGGTGGAGCCGTTGAGCCTGGACGAGGCCTTCGTCGACCTGGAGGCGGGCGGCACAGCGGACGACACCGCCTCCGCCCTCGCCATCGGTGAGCAGCTGCGGGAGGCGATCGAGGCGGTCACCGGACTCAGCGGATCCGTCGGTCTCGCGGGCTCCAAGATGCTGGCGAAGATCGCCTCGGAGGAGGCCAAGCCGGACGGGATCATGCTGATCGAGCCCGGCACGGAGCGGGAGCTGCTGGCGCCCATGCCGGTACGGACCCTGCCCGGCGTCGGACCGGCCACCGCGGACCACCTGCGGCGCGCCGGGATGACCACGGTGAACGACCTGGCCGAGGCGGGCGAGGCGGAGCTCGTACGGCTGCTGGGCAAGGCGCACGGCGCCTCGCTGCACCGGATGGCCTCAGGCCGGGACGACCGGCCGGTCGTCGCCGAACGGGACGCGAAATCGGTCTCGGTGGAGGACACCTTCGATACGGACCTGCACGACCGGGTCCGGGTCAGGGGCGAGGTCGAGCGGCTCGCCGACCGGTGCGTCCAGCGGCTGCGGGCGGCGGAGCGCTCGGGCCGGACCGTGGTGCTCAAGGTGCGGCGGTACGACTTCTCGACGCTGACCCGGTCCGAGACGCTGCGCGGGCCCACCGACGACCCCACGGTGGTCCGGGAGGCCGCCGCCCGGCTCCTGGAGTCCGTGGACACCACCGGGGGAGTGCGGCTGCTGGGCGTGGGCGTCACCGGGCTCGCCGACTACACCCAGGAGGACCTGTTCGCGCAGGCGGCCGATGAGCGCACCGCCGCAGGACTCGCTGCGGCCGAGCTCGCCGCCGGCCCTGCCGCCATGGGCTCGGCCGGCGGTGCGGAGGCCGGGGTGGACGCCGCCGCGGGCGAGGGCCGGCCGGAGTCCGAGGAGGCGTCGGAACAGGAGAGCGCCGAGCAGCTCGCCGCCCGGCGCTGGCCCGCCGGACACGACGTGCGGCACGACACCCACGGCCACGGCTGGGTGCAGGGCAGCGGGGTCGGCCGGGTCACGGTGCGCTTCGAGGAGCCGGAATCGGCACCCGGCCGGGTCCGTACGTTCCGTATCGACGATCCGGAACTCCAGCCGGCCGATCCGCTGCCGCTCGTGCGGGACCCGGTCGACTACTCGTCCTGGCCGGCCAGCCTGCCGAAGTCCCGGTCCGGGGCGGTCGCCTCGGGCGGGGCGTCCAGGCCGTAG
- a CDS encoding PRC-barrel domain-containing protein — MQTDIDPRSLIGRKAFDREGTKIGTVDEVYLDDATGVPEWAAVRTGLFSRDAFVPLEPSEFVKDTLRVPFDRTLIKDAPDFGVGRHLSPEQELQLYRHYGLDAPPEATAPDRDFGRLAGQDE, encoded by the coding sequence GTGCAGACCGACATCGATCCGCGCAGCCTGATCGGCCGCAAGGCGTTCGACCGCGAGGGCACCAAGATCGGAACGGTGGACGAGGTGTACCTCGACGACGCGACCGGCGTGCCGGAGTGGGCGGCCGTACGCACCGGCCTGTTCAGCCGGGACGCCTTCGTCCCGCTGGAACCCAGCGAATTCGTCAAGGACACGCTTCGCGTCCCCTTCGACCGCACGCTGATCAAGGACGCTCCCGACTTCGGGGTCGGCCGCCACCTCTCGCCGGAGCAGGAGCTCCAGCTCTACCGGCACTACGGCCTGGACGCCCCGCCCGAGGCGACCGCCCCGGACCGGGACTTCGGCAGGCTGGCCGGCCAGGACGAGTAG